CTAACACAACCATAACGGCAAATGCGCTCTCCAATAGGCGTTTGCGGCCATGGCGATTAAAATCGGGAATAACCGCATCCCATAGAGATATGTCGACAAAATTTTCAAGCTGCCTCCTGCTATTTACGCGCTGCCACCAGCAAAACGCTCCACTGATAATTCCAGCGAGAAAAAGCCATGACAGGTGCGCATTTGCAAATTGCATATAACTTTTAAGTTGTTATGGAATTTTTAAAAACACAGTAGCAGATAAGAACAAGTGTGTCATAAACGACAAAAGGCCAATCACGATAAAGGGAAAGAAGCGCTCTCGATAATCCACATACTCAAAGGTCTTTTCGTCGCGCACTTCCAGTTTGTCAATTTCTGCATATACCCTCTTTAGCTCTTCGGTATTTTTAGCATTAAAATATTCTCCCTCCGTCGTGCTAGCAATTTTCTTAAGAGTTTCTTCGTCGTACTCCATCTTGCGGTCTACCAAAGTAGTGCCTCCAAAAATGCCACGCACCGGAAACGGCGCATACCCAGAATCCCCTATACCAATTGCGTGAACTTTAGTGTTTAGTTCCTTCGCAATCTTAGCTGCTTCTAGTGGACTGATGGCACCAGAATTATTCTTGCCATCAGTAACGAGCACGACTGTCCTCGAATTTGATTCAATTTCCTTAATTTGCTTTAGAGCAATCGCAAGCGCACTCCCAATCGCGGTCCCTTGACCGGCCATTCCTATTTCCATGCTATCGACAAAAGCGTTAAGGATATCGTGATCGAGAGTGAGAGGGCATTGAGTAAAAGCCTGATCCCCAAAAACAACTAGTCCTATTCTATCTGCTACTCTTGCCTTTATGAACTCTTTAACGACAAACTTTAAAGCCGTTAGCCTATCTACCCTCTCGTCTTGTAAAAAAAAGTCTAGAGCCTGCATACTACCCGACACGTCTAGAGCTAATATTATATCGCGTCCGCTAGCCTCAATTTCACTAAACTGATTTCCAGACTGCGGGCGCGCCAGAGCAATAGTAAACATGACGAAACTTAACAGCTTAAGTGCCGACAACACCTTTGCTCTGCACACAGTGCGCCGCGATCTAGGAATAGCAAAAATGTCTACGGGAGACGAAAATCTAATAGCACCTGCACCATCTTTCGGCTTTCTGAACCGACTACGTATAGCACCGTCCAGAAAAAATGGAATAAACAGCAAAAGTAAAAAAGCCCATGGTGACTCAAACCGCATATCCAGCATCCCCCTGTACATCATGCGCCTTACTATTCGCAGAAGAAGACCTGCGCTCTTCTTCACTCTCAAAATCCTGATTTAAGGAGCGAATTAACCTCTCGGTTTTCGTCAGAACATCTTCGACTTCTCTTCCTTCCAAAAAATATTTTTGCTGCGAGTCATCTGCGAAACACAGATACTGGATAAAATTCAAAATACTACTGCTCTCCTGCACCACCTCTGACAATCTCTCTTGCTTAAGCATTGGCAACATCTTAGCAATGCGTTGTGGCAATACAGAAATAATTTCTTTGCTAGTAGCCTCGGTTGCAGAAAATTTAAACACTGCCTCCAAATAGCCCCTAAAAGTGAGCGACAGTGCCGCGGCTAGCTGCCTAATATCGAGTTCGCTCGTATTTCTTTGCTGGCGCAAACTCAGAAGTTCCTCTAGCGCCACCTCATGGGGTTTCTTAACAACTAGTAGAGGCGTTGGCCCTTTACGCCTCTTAAAGAGAACCCAATATAAGAGGGATAAGATCAACAAAGTCAAAAGAGCAAAAACTGCAAGTAGTCCAAGGCCAAACGGCGAAAATTCCGGAAGTGGTTTTATGTCATTGAACGCAGTAGAAGGGTCGTGAATTCCGTAGACCGAAAAAATCATACTATTTAACCTTAGCCAAGGCGTCCACTATGACGAGTTTTTTTTGAGCTAAAGTAACTTTGCAGCTTTGGGATAAATGGCTCATCAGTCTGCAAATTAATAAAACCAATACGGTTACGCATAAAAAGCGATTCTAGTTCTCTCTTAGCTCTGCGAGATTCCTCTTCATAAGTAGCCCTAAAAACTGCATCTCTGCAATCTACGAGAACGGCATTATTGGTCTCGGGCTCTACAATGTTAACCAGACCGGCAATAGGCAAAACGCTATCGGCTGAATCTCGTATCACTATAGCAGTAACGTCATGCGATTTAGAAAGCGCCCCAAGGGACTGCTCAAAATTACTGCAAAAAAAATCCGATAGTATAAACACTACAGACTGTCGCCTTAAAACTTTGCTCAAGAAACCGAACAACCCACTTAAATTGGTCGAGCGAACTATTCCAGTTGAGGAGCTAGAATCGGCCATCACTTCTCTAAGCACGCGCCAAACTGCTCCGCGCCCCTTTCTCGGCGGATGAAATGTGTCGACATCGCTCGAATAGGTCACCAAACCCACCTTATCGTTATTGTTTAGTGCGATTAGCGTCAACACCGCCCCCACGCGCGCAATCAAGGCCTCTCTGAGCTGATTACGCGTTCCAGTTAGCGTTGAAGAACTAGTGTCTATTGCAATCATCACAGTGAGTTCGCGTTCCTCGCGATACGACTTGATGTGAGGAACATGACAGCGCGCCGTTACCTTCCAATCAATTGCCCGAACATCATCTCCGGGGAGGTATGGTCTTACTTCCTCGAATTCGATGCCATGTCCGCGAAAGGCGCTGCGATATTGACCCGAAACTCCTTCTGTAGCAATGCGCCTAGTCTGAAAGTGCAGCTTTCTAATTTCGGCTAGAGTCTCCGGACTAAGCGTAGAAGATTTAAAGAGATCCATTTCCTTTCTGCTACGGTACTTGAACTCCCTCTAAGATCATTGAAACGAGGGCATCCGAGTTTAAGCCTTGAGCTTCAGCCTCGTATGTCGGCATTACGCGATGCCTAAGGACATCCATCGCAACGTCCTTTACGTTTTGAGGCGTAACATAAGTCATCCCACTAAAAAGCGCCTCTGCTCGCGCCATGAGGAATAGCGCTATCGACGCACGCGGCGATGCGCCTAGCTCTATGAGGCGATCCATCTTAAGACCGTAATTAGCGGGTGTCCTCGTAGCCCATGCTAAATCGACTATGTAATTCCTTATCCTCTGGTCGACATATATGGTGTGTAAAAGTTTCTTTATCTGAAGAATATCCTCTAAAGTTGCAACTGGAGGCCTTACGTCTGTTTGAAAACTTTCCTGCGTTACCAAATCGAGCATTTGGCGCTCAATCTCTGGGCTTGGATAATCCACGCGAACTTTCATAATAAAGCGATCGATCTGTGCTTCTGGTAGTGGATAAGTGCCCTCCTGCTCAATCGGGTTTTGAGTAGCCATGACAAAAAACGGCGTTGGCACTCTAAGCGTTTTTTCCCCTATGGTAACCTGTTTTTCCTGCATCGTCTCTAGCAGAGCAGATTGCACCTTTGCCGGCGCGCGATTAATTTCGTCTGCTAAAATTAAGTTTGCAAACACCGGCCCCTTGCGAACCTCAAAAGTGCCATCTTGGGGCTTAAACACTTCTGTTCCGATTAAATCAGCCGGCAACAAATCCGGCGTAAACTGAATTCGCTGAAACCGCGCATCTATGGCCTCAGCTAAAGCTTTGATGGAAAGTGTTTTTGCAAGGCCAGGAACGCCTTCTAGCAATATATGGCCATCTGTTATCAATGCTCCAATTAGACGGCTGCGTAGCTCGTCCTGCCCTACGACAGTTTCACCTATTGCATACTTAATGCGAGCAATAGTCTCAAACGCTCGATCGAATTCTTTCGATCGAGCATGCGGATTTACAGTACTCATTTTATTAAATAATTACTAAATATGGCGCTCTCAAACTGCCGCCTTCAAACGCCCTCTCAAAACGATCTACACACCGTCCTTAATCACTGCAAAATGAACACGCCTATTCTTGGCGTAAGCATCCTCCTGATCAGCCGAGTCAACGGGAACCTCCTCGCCATAACTTATCGTGCTTACCTGTTTGGAACTCGCCCCGTAACTAACCAGCAATTCCGCAATATTGCGCGCTCGTTCACCGCCCAAAGCCAAATTGTACTCATTAGTGCCTCGCTTGTCGCAATGTCCCTCGACCTCAACTCTTAAAGTCGAATCAGCCGCCAATGCCTTAGCATTTTCCTTAATAAGATCGTGGTGTAACTCTTCGACCATAGCTGAGTCGTAGTTAAAGAATATGTCCTGAAAAAGCCCCTCGGTCTTGCTAGAGGCAAGTGGAATATTGCCATCACCCCATCGCCTTTGAGAAAGCGACAAATCACTATCGGAAAATTCTCCATCCTCCCCTAACCCCAGCCCCGCTCCTTTCTTGCTTGACGAACAAGCCATAAAAGCACATATAAACACTAAGCAAATTCCGCCAATAATAATTTTTCTACCAACTTTTAATTTCATAGCAATGTGATTCCCTAGTTAGAAGTTTCCTAGCCACTCGCGATATTAGCAACTAGCGAAGCCTCTAGCAAAGGCTTGTTAGGAAAAAAGTACATCGCAAATTTGCAGACCAGTCATTACGTGATAACATACCCAGGCGTATTTTTTGACACTCAATTAGGACTATAACTAACAAATCTGGAGGTAAAAGGGCATGACAAATGCTTGGGATGACATGAAGCGGGCGAAGGAGGATTCTTATTTCGAGAAAAAAAACAAAGAAGCTCTAAATAGGCTCTCCAACAAGCAGCAGCAAAGCCGCCTAAGCCCTATAACTGGCAAGCCTATGGAACAGGTTGTGATTCACGGCGTCGTTATAGACCGTTGCCAAGATACGGGCGGAATATGGTTAGATGCCGGCGAGTTAGAGCAGCTAGTCGAAGCGAGCAAGAACGAGAAAACCGAAGCGAGCAAAGGCGAGAGCTTACTAGCTTCTTTTTTAAAGACATTGAGCGGTAAGAGCTAGTTATGCCGTCGACACCTTCTAAGGAAATATTGACATTTGACAATCCGAGACCTGGGCGCGACTATGAAATTCGCTTTTCTTGCGACGAATTTACTTGCCTTTGCCCAATGACTGGGCAGCCGGACTTTGCGACGATAAACATTAGCTACGTGCCTGCTAAGCTATGCGTGGAGCTAAAATCATTAAAGCTATATCTCTGGTCATTCCGTCAGGAAGGAGCGTTCCACGAGGCTGTAACCAATCAGATTCTCGACGATCTGGTTGCCAAAATCTCGCCAAAATCAATGATAGTTGAAGGAGATTTTAAAATAAGAGGCGGAATTCATACGGTGGTAAAAACTAGCTACGTTAAATGTATTCCGGGATAAACTACATTGAAGTTGCAATTAAAGGCGGAAATTTTGGACAGTATTGATTAGTTTTACAAGACTGTCGCAATTTATTGTAAATAGAAATCACATTTGCGTTAAGCGATGGGGTTACCATGCGATTGACTCCAATAGTCAATAATTCATAAAACTCCTTATGTGCTCGCAGGTAATCTTCCGTTTTCTGTTTTAGCTTAGCTTCATAGTCGTCATCAACGGCATTGACTGACTTGATGTCCTCTTGCAAGGCAACTATTTTTTCGAGTTTCGTTAGAAGCTCTTGCTTAAATCCAGGTTCTATAGATTTTTTTGTAGTTACCCAGCTAATTGCGCGAACGAATTTTTCATCTTTCGCTAGCCTACTAATAGTTGCCAATCCCTTTACCTTATCTATCTTGTCTGCTAGCAAGATTGCAAACTCTGGTTTAGCACATATCTCTTCCAGCGATGTGCCTTTTTCCAACCCTTGGAGAAATCTTTCTTGTAGCCTCGCATAATGCCAGCCTGTAGTCGCCAATATGCCGAGATAGAACGCGCTCGCAATTAACAGAAGTGAGAACGTTGCAATAATCCAAGAAAAGATGCGCATGAGTAGACTACTAATAATCAATCGCCGTTATTATTGGGACTCGGCAGTGCGAACACGTGGAAATTTTACTTCCACTTCAAGACCCCCGCCTTCAGGAGTGCTAAACAAAATCTCGCCGTTATTAATCGCTGTAAAATATCGCGCGATGGTTAACCCTAGCCCACAACCTTGCTGTTCAAACGTATCTCTATCGATTTGCGAAAAACCACTACAAGCTTGCTCGATTACGCGATTGGACATTCCCGGCCCGCGATCCCGAACTACCACTGACGCAGTGCTCGCGTTACAAAGTACGCTTACCGTTATGGGACCACTATTTGCACCAAATTTAACAGCGTTGCTCAGCAAACGCTCTATGACATCATATATTTGGATTGCATAAACAAGAACGGAAGTATTCTCAGCATCGCACCTTTCATCCATCTCTATTACTGAAGCAGCGCGTTCTTGCGACTCTTGAAACGAATCTACGGCATCCCTTGCAATGTCTAAAAGATAATGATTCTTTGCAAGGGACTTTTGAGCACTGGCCGCGCTACCGCTATCTACCTGTTGTAACGTCATAAAGTCATTAACTAGGCGCTGGAGACGTTGACCACCTCTGCTGATAGACTCGATAAGGCGTCTTGTCTTTACGTCGTCTAGTGCATTGCCACTATCTAGCAGCAACTCAGAACCAGTATTGATAGCTACTAGCGGTGTGCGAAATTCATGCGAGAGCGTATTGATAATGCGCCGCCTAAACTCATCTAGCGCCGTCTGATTAAGAGAACTTCGCTGCTTAGACAAGTTTAGCTTTCCCTTAACGACAGACAGCAAATCATCTGGGTCAAATGGTTTAGTCAAGTAGTCATCACAGCCTTGTTCCTTTCCATTCCTTATATCTTGTCGGGAAGCTAGCGATGTTAAGAACAAAAACGGTATATTACACCACTTACTGCTACTAGATACGATTTTGTGAAAGTGATACCCATCGATTCCAGGCATCAACACATCGCATATAATTATGTCTGGAGTGTCTTTTGCTAACTGCGAGATGGCTTCATTGGCGTTGTTAGCGACCATTAGGTCCAGATCATTTTGCAGCAACAACTCCTTAAGAACCAGCAAGACATTTGGATTATCGTCGACGATCATAACTTTATGTCGAGCAACCTGTCCTGCCATTTATATCCTTTCCGCCCTTTAAGTTAGAAAGAAGCTTCCGGAGACAAATAGTCACCGACACTTCTAGAAAACAACCGTGCCTTTATGTCTAAATCGGCTAAGTAACAACAAGCCTAAAGCACGACATTTGATAAATAGCTTGGATTTCTCTAAACTGCATAGCTTGGGGCGTTGTGCGACAATACTTGCGACAATACTTGCGACAATGCTCGCTAGACTTATGTAGTTGAAATTATTAACAAACATTTTATGCCATTTACAAAAAGGATTTTTGTAAATGGCATAAACAGCAAGTGGGTAAGCACTTGCCAATAAACAACAAATACCGTTTCCAAAAAGTAAAATATTTAACTTACTTTTTGGAAACGGTATAGTTATTTGATACAGCAATATGAAAATAGCGGGTTTATTTCCTGGTCAGGGATCTCAAGTGGTTGGAATGGGCAAGGAGCTTTGTGGGAGCGACGAAAGAGCTCGTGAAATCTTTGAACGCGTCGATAAGGCCCTGGGCATTTCACTTTCGAGCTTGTGTTTTGAGGGGCCAATTGAAAAGCTTACGCTTACTGAGTTTGCCCAGCCTGCTATATTGACTACAAGCATTGCGTCGTTTGCCTGTTTGCCGCTGCCTCTAACTGCTGGAGCAGGACACAGTTTGGGCGAATATTCCGCACTGGTTGCCGCTGGCAGTCTTTTGCTTGAGGATGCGGTGTGTATTGTTCACAAGCGCGGGCGCTATATGCAAGAAGCCGTTAAACCAGGGATGGGAAAGATGGTTGCTGTTATGGGCCCAAAAGAAGAGGAGATTGCGTCAACACTTAGCAGTATTGATACTGGCATAGCCGAGATAGCTAATCTAAACTGCCCTGGTCAGACTGTAATTGCGGGCGATGTTGCTGGGATAGATTTGGCTTCTGAAAAGCTAAAGGAAAATGGAGCAAAAATTATTCCTCTAATGGTAAGCGCTCCTTTTCATTGCTCGCTAATGAAGCCAGCTGCAGAGAAACTTTGGGCTGATTTAGATCGCACTACTTTTAAATGTCCAGCTTTTCCAATCTACGCAAACGTTACCGCAAAGGCTGTTACGTCGGCTAGTGAGGCACGAGAGTTATTAAAAAGACAAGTTTGCGCTCCTGTCCGATGGACTGAGTCCATGAGTCAAATGATAGCTGACTGCAGAATAGACATTACAGTTGAATTCGGACCTGGAGGAGTTCTTACAAAACTCTTAAAACGCATAGACAAAAATCCAACTAGCTATCAAGCCTTCGATCCGGAAAGCATATCCGCTGTATCTAACGCATTAGTCGGCTAATGAGCAAAAGTTGTTGTCATAAAACCAACTCACATGAGCAGAACCCCCTTCACAAAGGCGGGTTAGGCAATGGTACGATTTATACTTGCCCGATGCATCCCGAGGTAGAGCAAATCGGACCGGGAGACTGTCCTAAGTGCGGCATGGCGCTTGAGCCAAAAGGTGGCGTTTTAGCGGAAGGAAGCGAAATAGAACTAAGAGAAATGACTCGGCGTTTTTTTCTAAGTGCGCTCCTCACTCTGCCCATTTTTTTTCTCGCCATGGGCGAAATGGTTTTCGGAAATTTGTTGCCCACCTTTATTTCTTCTCAGCTTTCGTCTTGGCTTCAGCTACTTCTTGCTACTCCCGTAGTACTTTGGGGTGCTTGGCCTTTTTTTAAACGAGGTTGGAATTCGGTCTTAACCCAGAATCTTAACATGTTTACCTTAATCGCCATGGGAGTGGGCGTAGCTTATACTTATAGCGCGGTTGCCGTTCTCTTTCCCTACTTTTTGCCCCATGGTTTTTTGGGAGTAGATAATCACGTGCCAATTTATTTTGAAGCTTCTGCCGTCATTGTGAGCTTGGTCTTACTGGGGCAAGTGCTGGAGCTAAAAGCGCGCGCAAAGACGAGCAGTGCCATACGAAAACTCTTAGAGCTCGCACCACCTAGCGCCACCAGAATTAAAGAAGACGGCACCGAGGAAACTGTTCCCCTTGCTGAACTTAAAGTAGGCGAGGTCTTAAGAGTTAAGCCCGGAGATAAGGTTCCCGTAGATGGGATTATTCTAGAGGGAAAGACGACCATCGACGAGTCCATGATAACCGGCGAGCCCTTCCCGGCCCAGAAAGGCCTAGAGGCAAAAGTCATCGGCGGAACTATTAATGGCACGGGTAGCTTTGTCATGAAGGCAACCAGAGTAGGTGGCGATACCCTTCTTTCGCAAATCATTCACCTGGTAAGCG
The window above is part of the Deltaproteobacteria bacterium genome. Proteins encoded here:
- a CDS encoding VWA domain-containing protein codes for the protein MKKSAGLLLRIVRRMMYRGMLDMRFESPWAFLLLLFIPFFLDGAIRSRFRKPKDGAGAIRFSSPVDIFAIPRSRRTVCRAKVLSALKLLSFVMFTIALARPQSGNQFSEIEASGRDIILALDVSGSMQALDFFLQDERVDRLTALKFVVKEFIKARVADRIGLVVFGDQAFTQCPLTLDHDILNAFVDSMEIGMAGQGTAIGSALAIALKQIKEIESNSRTVVLVTDGKNNSGAISPLEAAKIAKELNTKVHAIGIGDSGYAPFPVRGIFGGTTLVDRKMEYDEETLKKIASTTEGEYFNAKNTEELKRVYAEIDKLEVRDEKTFEYVDYRERFFPFIVIGLLSFMTHLFLSATVFLKIP
- a CDS encoding DUF58 domain-containing protein, whose product is MDLFKSSTLSPETLAEIRKLHFQTRRIATEGVSGQYRSAFRGHGIEFEEVRPYLPGDDVRAIDWKVTARCHVPHIKSYREERELTVMIAIDTSSSTLTGTRNQLREALIARVGAVLTLIALNNNDKVGLVTYSSDVDTFHPPRKGRGAVWRVLREVMADSSSSTGIVRSTNLSGLFGFLSKVLRRQSVVFILSDFFCSNFEQSLGALSKSHDVTAIVIRDSADSVLPIAGLVNIVEPETNNAVLVDCRDAVFRATYEEESRRAKRELESLFMRNRIGFINLQTDEPFIPKLQSYFSSKKTRHSGRLG
- a CDS encoding MoxR family ATPase, which produces MSTVNPHARSKEFDRAFETIARIKYAIGETVVGQDELRSRLIGALITDGHILLEGVPGLAKTLSIKALAEAIDARFQRIQFTPDLLPADLIGTEVFKPQDGTFEVRKGPVFANLILADEINRAPAKVQSALLETMQEKQVTIGEKTLRVPTPFFVMATQNPIEQEGTYPLPEAQIDRFIMKVRVDYPSPEIERQMLDLVTQESFQTDVRPPVATLEDILQIKKLLHTIYVDQRIRNYIVDLAWATRTPANYGLKMDRLIELGASPRASIALFLMARAEALFSGMTYVTPQNVKDVAMDVLRHRVMPTYEAEAQGLNSDALVSMILEGVQVP
- a CDS encoding OmpA family protein, whose product is MKLKVGRKIIIGGICLVFICAFMACSSSKKGAGLGLGEDGEFSDSDLSLSQRRWGDGNIPLASSKTEGLFQDIFFNYDSAMVEELHHDLIKENAKALAADSTLRVEVEGHCDKRGTNEYNLALGGERARNIAELLVSYGASSKQVSTISYGEEVPVDSADQEDAYAKNRRVHFAVIKDGV
- a CDS encoding zf-TFIIB domain-containing protein, which encodes MTNAWDDMKRAKEDSYFEKKNKEALNRLSNKQQQSRLSPITGKPMEQVVIHGVVIDRCQDTGGIWLDAGELEQLVEASKNEKTEASKGESLLASFLKTLSGKS
- the queF gene encoding NADPH-dependent 7-cyano-7-deazaguanine reductase QueF, producing the protein MPSTPSKEILTFDNPRPGRDYEIRFSCDEFTCLCPMTGQPDFATINISYVPAKLCVELKSLKLYLWSFRQEGAFHEAVTNQILDDLVAKISPKSMIVEGDFKIRGGIHTVVKTSYVKCIPG
- a CDS encoding hybrid sensor histidine kinase/response regulator, which translates into the protein MAGQVARHKVMIVDDNPNVLLVLKELLLQNDLDLMVANNANEAISQLAKDTPDIIICDVLMPGIDGYHFHKIVSSSSKWCNIPFLFLTSLASRQDIRNGKEQGCDDYLTKPFDPDDLLSVVKGKLNLSKQRSSLNQTALDEFRRRIINTLSHEFRTPLVAINTGSELLLDSGNALDDVKTRRLIESISRGGQRLQRLVNDFMTLQQVDSGSAASAQKSLAKNHYLLDIARDAVDSFQESQERAASVIEMDERCDAENTSVLVYAIQIYDVIERLLSNAVKFGANSGPITVSVLCNASTASVVVRDRGPGMSNRVIEQACSGFSQIDRDTFEQQGCGLGLTIARYFTAINNGEILFSTPEGGGLEVEVKFPRVRTAESQ
- the fabD gene encoding ACP S-malonyltransferase; translated protein: MKIAGLFPGQGSQVVGMGKELCGSDERAREIFERVDKALGISLSSLCFEGPIEKLTLTEFAQPAILTTSIASFACLPLPLTAGAGHSLGEYSALVAAGSLLLEDAVCIVHKRGRYMQEAVKPGMGKMVAVMGPKEEEIASTLSSIDTGIAEIANLNCPGQTVIAGDVAGIDLASEKLKENGAKIIPLMVSAPFHCSLMKPAAEKLWADLDRTTFKCPAFPIYANVTAKAVTSASEARELLKRQVCAPVRWTESMSQMIADCRIDITVEFGPGGVLTKLLKRIDKNPTSYQAFDPESISAVSNALVG